A single genomic interval of Dyella terrae harbors:
- a CDS encoding bifunctional 4-hydroxy-2-oxoglutarate aldolase/2-dehydro-3-deoxy-phosphogluconate aldolase: protein MHIDSKQQSIAATLALAPVVPVVIIDDAKAAVPMARALVAGGIPAIEVTLRTPAALEAVRAIAQEVEGAVVGVGTVLTPKDLHAAREAGARFAVSPGISPNILAAADDSDLPLLPGTATASEVMTLLERGYRHLKFFPAVPAGGHKLIAAWASPLPQVRFCPTGGISLSSAPDFLSLPNVICVGGSWLTPADKLKAGDWAGIELLAREARGLK from the coding sequence ATGCACATCGATTCCAAGCAACAAAGCATCGCGGCCACTCTTGCGCTTGCGCCCGTCGTTCCGGTCGTCATCATCGATGACGCGAAAGCCGCGGTGCCGATGGCGCGTGCGCTGGTGGCCGGCGGCATTCCGGCGATCGAGGTGACCCTGCGTACCCCGGCGGCGCTGGAAGCGGTGCGCGCCATCGCGCAGGAAGTCGAAGGCGCTGTCGTTGGCGTCGGTACCGTGCTCACGCCGAAGGATCTGCACGCCGCGCGGGAAGCTGGTGCGCGCTTCGCCGTGTCGCCGGGCATCTCGCCGAATATCCTCGCGGCGGCGGACGACAGCGACCTGCCGCTGCTTCCGGGCACCGCGACCGCGTCCGAAGTGATGACCTTGCTTGAGCGCGGCTATCGCCACCTGAAGTTTTTCCCGGCCGTTCCTGCCGGCGGCCACAAACTCATCGCCGCCTGGGCAAGCCCGTTGCCGCAGGTGCGCTTCTGTCCGACCGGCGGCATCAGCCTCTCGTCGGCACCGGACTTCCTGTCGCTGCCGAACGTCATCTGCGTCGGCGGTTCGTGGCTCACGCCGGCCGACAAGCTCAAGGCCGGCGACTGGGCCGGCATCGAGTTGCTG